From a single Cyclobacterium marinum DSM 745 genomic region:
- the metK gene encoding methionine adenosyltransferase, which produces MSYLFTSESVSEGHPDKISDQISDAIIDNFLAFDPNAKVACETLVTTGQVILAGEVNSSTYLDVQKIARDVINRVGYTKSEYMFDGSSCGVLSAIHEQSPDINQGVDRSEPEEQGAGDQGMMFGYATKETSNFIPLGLDLSHRLLKELAALRRENDQITYLRPDSKAQVTIQYSDDNTPEKIVAIVVSTQHDEFDEEQDMLEKIKKDIVEILIPRVKAQLPENIQNLFNDDILYHINPTGKFVIGGPHGDTGLTGRKIIVDTYGGKGAHGGGAFSGKDPSKVDRSAAYATRHIAKNLVAAGISDEVLVQVSYAIGVAKPMGLYVNTYGTANVDLTDGEIAKKIEKLFDMRPYAIENRLKLRNPIYEETAAYGHMGRENEVITKTFIAPDKASITLDVELFTWEKLDYIDQIKKEFGL; this is translated from the coding sequence ATGTCCTATCTATTCACTTCGGAATCTGTCTCCGAAGGTCATCCAGATAAAATATCTGATCAAATATCAGATGCAATTATTGATAATTTTCTGGCTTTCGATCCAAATGCTAAAGTAGCCTGTGAAACCCTTGTTACCACAGGTCAGGTAATTCTTGCAGGAGAGGTCAATTCATCTACTTATCTAGATGTGCAAAAAATTGCCAGAGATGTCATCAACAGGGTGGGATACACTAAAAGTGAGTACATGTTTGATGGCAGCTCCTGTGGTGTTCTTTCCGCCATTCATGAGCAATCTCCTGATATTAACCAAGGTGTAGACAGGAGTGAACCTGAGGAACAAGGTGCAGGAGACCAAGGGATGATGTTTGGCTATGCGACCAAGGAAACCAGCAATTTTATCCCCCTGGGACTTGACTTATCTCATAGGTTATTGAAGGAACTGGCAGCATTGAGAAGAGAAAATGACCAAATCACTTATCTGCGTCCCGATTCTAAAGCTCAAGTGACCATCCAATACAGCGATGACAATACCCCGGAAAAAATTGTTGCCATTGTAGTATCCACACAACATGACGAATTTGATGAGGAGCAGGACATGCTCGAGAAAATCAAAAAAGACATTGTAGAAATATTGATCCCGAGGGTAAAAGCTCAACTTCCGGAAAACATCCAAAATCTCTTTAATGATGACATCCTTTACCATATCAATCCTACAGGTAAATTTGTAATTGGAGGCCCTCATGGAGATACTGGACTAACAGGAAGAAAAATCATTGTAGATACTTACGGAGGAAAAGGAGCCCATGGAGGAGGTGCTTTTTCCGGCAAAGATCCTTCAAAAGTTGACAGATCTGCAGCCTATGCCACTCGACATATTGCAAAAAATTTGGTGGCCGCAGGCATTTCCGATGAAGTATTGGTACAAGTTTCTTATGCCATTGGCGTAGCCAAGCCTATGGGACTCTATGTCAACACCTATGGAACAGCCAATGTAGATTTAACCGATGGGGAAATTGCCAAAAAAATAGAGAAATTATTCGATATGAGGCCTTATGCCATCGAGAACAGGCTGAAATTGAGAAACCCTATCTATGAAGAAACAGCAGCTTACGGACATATGGGAAGAGAAAATGAAGTGATAACCAAGACGTTTATAGCTCCTGATAAAGCTTCTATAACTTTAGATGTGGAACTATTTACTTGGGAAAAACTAGATTATATTGACCAAATTAAAAAAGAATTTGGTCTGTAA
- a CDS encoding EcsC family protein, whose product MSINKEYIDQQYEAIAEKELQAWLEKQHQSPSILNRMTSGTQRSINKIIPDKIHQAVTYAIEKMVKGVLIGNQFIAPKPLQQGPLRMKEYKARKSIKTYTRTASVEGAITGAGGILMGFADLPAFLAIKMKMLFNIAAAFGHDTKGLRERLFVLYIFKLSFSTQKTRNETISILENWSSFSPTLPDNLDDFDWRQFQLEYRDFMDLAKLAQMIPVIGAGIGAIANFKLSQMLGKNAILAYRLRHLQELKTVSGNLPISK is encoded by the coding sequence ATGTCAATCAATAAGGAGTACATAGACCAACAATATGAAGCCATTGCTGAAAAAGAGCTTCAAGCCTGGTTGGAAAAACAACATCAAAGCCCTTCCATTTTAAACCGGATGACCAGTGGGACCCAAAGATCTATCAATAAAATTATACCTGATAAAATTCATCAAGCAGTCACATACGCCATTGAAAAAATGGTAAAAGGAGTATTAATTGGCAATCAGTTTATTGCACCTAAACCATTACAGCAGGGTCCGCTAAGAATGAAGGAATATAAGGCCAGAAAAAGCATTAAAACCTATACAAGAACTGCCTCTGTAGAAGGAGCAATTACAGGAGCCGGAGGTATATTGATGGGGTTTGCCGATCTTCCTGCCTTTTTAGCAATTAAAATGAAAATGCTATTCAATATAGCAGCAGCTTTTGGTCATGACACCAAGGGTCTCAGAGAGAGATTGTTTGTACTTTATATCTTTAAGCTTAGCTTTTCTACTCAGAAAACACGAAACGAAACCATAAGTATCCTTGAAAATTGGTCCAGTTTCTCACCAACCTTACCGGACAATTTAGATGACTTTGATTGGAGACAATTTCAGTTGGAGTATAGAGACTTTATGGATCTTGCAAAGCTGGCTCAAATGATACCGGTAATTGGTGCAGGCATAGGTGCAATCGCGAATTTTAAGCTGAGTCAAATGCTGGGGAAAAATGCCATCCTAGCTTACCGCTTAAGGCACCTTCAAGAATTGAAAACAGTCTCCGGTAATCTTCCTATATCCAAATAA
- a CDS encoding FG-GAP repeat domain-containing protein — protein sequence MRIALYFFALNLIFLAQACNPSDQKTNKEDSTQPKPELKKETLQDPLEKPAEMLAKTYCTGCHLNPEPDQLDKTTWQTILPRMGHFFGIYESDSSREDLLEGGRAGEIVERSNVFPKSPTIDPLIFDKIKSYYLDTAPEKLPEPQGKEIKTGLKNFKLHSPAYKTKNPMHLMVKIIGPDRWYISDAGRSSFSLMNNEFKVQKTASSPEGTVWVHEGKAYSYALVIGTFNPTDMDLGFVMRLPNASGELTKIVAKDLQRPVHMDMGDLDGDGLEDMVIAEYGKNTGSLGWWKQGPSGNFQKIMVRNKPGATKAYIRDLNNNGLKDIIALFGQGDEGIYIFHNQGNGKFAEEPVLRFPPTYGSSFFDLYDFNGDGFEDIIYTAGDNADYDPIAKPYHGIRVYINDGTNHFKESFFYPLNGAYKAIPSDFDNDGDIDIAAISFFPDYENSPEESFVYLENKGDMNFDAFTFSGSADGRWMAMDAGDMDGDGDLDLLLGSMIFGTDYTRFFEKWSDGTLPFAWLENTSGN from the coding sequence ATGAGGATAGCCCTGTATTTTTTTGCCTTAAATTTGATCTTTTTGGCACAAGCATGTAATCCGAGTGATCAGAAAACCAATAAGGAGGATAGTACCCAACCAAAGCCAGAATTAAAAAAAGAAACTTTGCAAGATCCTCTAGAAAAGCCAGCAGAAATGCTTGCGAAAACTTATTGTACCGGATGTCACTTAAATCCTGAGCCGGATCAATTGGATAAAACTACTTGGCAAACAATTCTTCCACGGATGGGCCATTTTTTTGGTATCTATGAATCAGACAGTAGCAGAGAAGACCTCCTAGAAGGAGGAAGGGCCGGGGAAATTGTTGAAAGGAGCAATGTGTTTCCAAAATCTCCTACCATTGATCCTTTAATCTTTGATAAAATCAAATCCTATTATTTGGATACAGCTCCTGAAAAACTACCTGAACCTCAAGGGAAAGAAATTAAGACCGGTTTAAAAAATTTCAAGCTTCATAGCCCGGCTTATAAAACAAAGAATCCCATGCACTTAATGGTGAAAATAATAGGCCCTGATCGCTGGTATATTAGTGATGCCGGTAGGTCTTCCTTTTCCCTCATGAACAATGAGTTTAAAGTACAGAAAACAGCTTCTAGTCCGGAAGGAACAGTTTGGGTGCATGAGGGAAAAGCTTATTCATATGCTTTGGTAATAGGTACCTTTAACCCTACAGACATGGACTTAGGTTTTGTCATGCGCTTACCAAATGCATCCGGAGAGTTGACAAAAATTGTTGCCAAAGATTTACAAAGACCCGTTCACATGGACATGGGAGATCTTGATGGGGATGGATTGGAAGATATGGTCATTGCTGAATACGGAAAAAATACAGGAAGCCTGGGTTGGTGGAAGCAAGGTCCTTCCGGTAATTTCCAAAAAATCATGGTAAGGAATAAACCGGGAGCTACCAAAGCCTATATTCGGGATCTTAACAACAATGGATTAAAAGACATCATCGCACTATTTGGTCAGGGAGACGAGGGGATTTATATTTTCCATAACCAAGGGAATGGCAAATTTGCTGAAGAACCGGTATTAAGGTTTCCACCAACTTATGGTTCCAGTTTTTTTGATTTATATGATTTTAACGGAGATGGGTTTGAGGACATTATCTATACCGCAGGTGATAACGCAGATTATGATCCCATAGCCAAACCCTATCATGGGATTAGGGTTTATATCAATGATGGAACAAACCATTTTAAAGAATCCTTTTTCTATCCCCTTAATGGTGCATACAAAGCCATACCTTCAGATTTTGACAATGATGGGGATATTGATATCGCAGCAATAAGTTTTTTTCCGGATTACGAAAATAGTCCGGAAGAGAGTTTTGTTTACCTTGAAAATAAAGGAGACATGAATTTTGATGCCTTTACCTTTTCAGGTAGTGCGGATGGTAGATGGATGGCAATGGATGCCGGAGATATGGATGGTGATGGAGACTTAGACCTACTTCTTGGTTCAATGATATTTGGAACAGATTATACTCGATTTTTTGAAAAGTGGTCAGATGGGACCTTGCCTTTTGCTTGGCTTGAAAATACAAGTGGAAATTGA
- a CDS encoding BlaI/MecI/CopY family transcriptional regulator produces the protein MEALTNNEEQVMRIIWKLEKALVRAVLNEFPEPRPPYTTLASIIRQLENKGYLDHKTYGNTHEYFPVISKKAYQHRSFNQLVKNYFDGSAKKVLSFMVKEEKLTEKDIQELEKIVENFKNKKS, from the coding sequence ATGGAAGCTTTGACAAACAACGAAGAGCAGGTGATGCGCATTATATGGAAACTAGAAAAAGCCCTGGTAAGGGCTGTATTGAATGAATTTCCCGAGCCCAGACCTCCTTATACAACATTGGCCTCAATCATCCGGCAATTAGAAAACAAAGGCTATTTGGACCACAAAACTTATGGAAATACACATGAGTATTTTCCTGTTATAAGCAAGAAAGCCTATCAACACAGGAGTTTTAATCAATTAGTAAAGAACTATTTTGATGGCTCTGCTAAAAAGGTTTTGTCTTTTATGGTGAAAGAAGAAAAGCTGACTGAAAAGGACATTCAAGAACTGGAAAAAATTGTTGAGAATTTTAAAAATAAAAAATCATGA
- a CDS encoding DEAD/DEAH box helicase, with the protein MTFEQLDLITPILKALQERNYKEPTAIQAQAIPKILAKRDILGSAQTGTGKTAAFSLPIIQLLHTEKNNHKGKLAIKSLIVTPTRELAIQIDENLAYYGKYTKLKHAVIFGGVKQGAQVNELRRGVDILVATPGRLLDLINQGFIKLDQIKIFVLDEADRMLDMGFINDIKKLLKLLPSKRQSLFFSATMPDNIVSLAGKILTDPVKIEVNPVSSAAETVKQKVYYTNKSSKKDLLFHILENKEIDQVLLFSRTKHGADKITRNLKSKNIQAAAIHGNKAQNHRQKVLTQFKEGAIRVLVATDIAARGIDIDKLQYVINYDVPEDPETYVHRIGRSGRAGESGTAISLCEPEENAYVKLIEKLISQKISVVDKNPFPQTDKPMTALEKKEFNKEKQRKKQAFFANRKRSR; encoded by the coding sequence ATGACATTCGAACAATTAGATCTTATAACTCCAATCCTGAAAGCACTTCAGGAAAGAAATTACAAAGAACCAACCGCCATACAGGCACAGGCTATTCCTAAAATACTGGCGAAAAGAGACATTCTAGGCAGTGCCCAAACAGGTACAGGAAAAACTGCAGCTTTCTCCCTTCCTATTATACAACTACTCCATACTGAAAAAAATAACCACAAAGGGAAATTGGCAATCAAATCCTTGATAGTAACTCCAACTAGAGAGCTGGCTATTCAAATAGATGAAAACCTTGCCTACTATGGGAAATACACCAAGTTAAAACATGCTGTAATATTTGGCGGTGTAAAGCAAGGCGCACAAGTAAATGAACTTCGAAGGGGTGTAGATATTTTGGTGGCAACTCCAGGAAGACTGTTAGACCTCATCAATCAAGGCTTTATTAAATTGGATCAAATCAAAATTTTTGTTCTTGATGAAGCGGATCGAATGCTAGACATGGGATTCATTAATGACATCAAAAAGCTATTGAAGTTATTGCCAAGTAAGCGTCAATCTCTATTTTTCTCAGCCACCATGCCGGATAATATTGTTTCTCTGGCAGGAAAAATCCTCACTGATCCGGTAAAAATCGAAGTTAACCCGGTTTCTTCTGCCGCTGAAACGGTCAAACAAAAGGTTTATTACACCAATAAAAGTTCTAAAAAAGACTTGTTGTTCCATATATTGGAAAACAAGGAGATCGACCAAGTTTTACTTTTCTCCAGAACTAAACATGGTGCCGACAAGATTACCCGTAACCTGAAAAGCAAAAACATTCAGGCTGCAGCAATCCATGGCAATAAAGCTCAAAATCACCGACAAAAAGTTTTGACACAGTTTAAAGAAGGTGCAATTCGTGTTTTGGTGGCCACAGACATAGCCGCTCGAGGAATAGACATTGACAAATTACAATATGTAATCAACTATGATGTTCCCGAGGACCCCGAAACCTACGTACACAGGATAGGTAGGTCAGGACGGGCCGGGGAATCAGGTACAGCTATCTCACTCTGTGAACCGGAGGAAAATGCATATGTCAAATTAATTGAAAAGTTGATCAGTCAAAAAATCTCTGTGGTGGACAAAAACCCCTTTCCACAGACGGATAAACCAATGACAGCCTTGGAAAAGAAAGAATTTAACAAGGAAAAACAACGTAAAAAGCAAGCCTTCTTTGCCAACAGAAAAAGATCAAGGTAG
- a CDS encoding DUF1572 family protein: MKNNSQIFLESSLHLFTYYKNLGEKALLQIPDDKLHWQFNEDSNSAATIVKHLSGNMVSRWTDFLSSDGEKSWRNRDAEFENDLHSREEIMEAWKLGWDSLFQAMEKCDENDFDKKVYIRNQSHHLIEAINRQLTHYATHIGQLIYLAKMLHQGTWKSLSIPKGASRSFNKEKFDQPKNDGKFTNDYLQ; encoded by the coding sequence ATGAAAAACAATTCCCAAATATTTCTAGAGAGTAGTCTCCACCTCTTTACTTATTACAAAAACTTAGGGGAGAAGGCACTTCTACAAATCCCGGACGACAAGCTTCATTGGCAATTCAACGAAGACAGTAATAGTGCCGCAACCATTGTGAAACATTTGTCCGGCAATATGGTATCCAGATGGACTGATTTTTTGAGTTCAGATGGTGAGAAATCTTGGCGCAACCGAGACGCCGAATTTGAAAATGACTTGCACTCTCGAGAAGAAATAATGGAAGCTTGGAAACTTGGCTGGGACAGCCTTTTTCAAGCCATGGAAAAATGTGATGAAAATGATTTTGACAAGAAAGTATACATCAGAAATCAATCCCATCATTTAATAGAAGCCATCAATAGGCAACTTACCCATTATGCCACCCATATCGGCCAACTAATCTACCTTGCCAAAATGCTTCATCAAGGTACATGGAAAAGCCTCAGCATTCCCAAAGGAGCTTCTCGTTCATTCAATAAGGAAAAGTTTGATCAACCAAAAAACGATGGGAAGTTTACCAATGATTACTTACAATAA
- a CDS encoding MFS transporter — translation MQKERLLLWTLAAINFTHIVDFMILMPLGPQLMRIFTISPQEFGLLVSSYTFSAGISSFFGAFILDKYDRRSILIWVFLGFLLGTLACALSPNYPFLLFSRILSGLFGGLTSALIFAIIGDAIPDQRRGRAMGLVMAAFSVASVVGVPFGLFIASKSNWHAPFFFLAILAMVILVLIYKFVPAVSVPTSKGNSKPSPMEVIRRVTNNGNQMRAISLTVMMMLGQFMVIPFLSPFMVANVGFSEIQLTYIYMAGGFFTVFTSPWVGRLTDKYGKVPIFTLFMSLNVIPIAIITHLGTTPILIALMVSTLFFVTSNGRMVPAAALITGTAKAENRGSFLSFNSAVQQLSSGLASFLGGLILVEGTDGKLLNFEYIGFIAIVISLLCIPLIRRIKVVDVFSVN, via the coding sequence ATGCAAAAGGAGAGACTTCTACTTTGGACTTTAGCGGCCATCAATTTTACACATATAGTGGACTTTATGATCTTGATGCCTTTGGGTCCACAGTTGATGCGAATTTTTACTATTTCTCCACAAGAATTTGGTTTACTGGTATCTTCATACACCTTTAGTGCTGGAATAAGTAGTTTTTTTGGTGCATTTATACTAGACAAGTATGATCGAAGAAGTATTCTGATCTGGGTCTTTTTAGGCTTTTTGCTGGGGACTTTGGCTTGTGCTTTGTCCCCAAATTATCCTTTTTTATTATTCTCAAGAATTCTTTCAGGACTATTTGGAGGGCTTACTTCAGCATTAATTTTCGCAATTATAGGAGATGCCATACCTGATCAAAGAAGAGGTAGGGCTATGGGACTGGTAATGGCCGCTTTCTCCGTTGCATCCGTCGTAGGTGTTCCTTTTGGCCTTTTTATCGCCAGCAAGTCCAATTGGCACGCTCCATTTTTCTTTTTGGCGATTCTTGCCATGGTAATCCTTGTACTTATTTATAAGTTTGTTCCCGCTGTTTCTGTTCCCACAAGTAAGGGAAATAGCAAGCCAAGTCCGATGGAAGTGATTCGGAGAGTAACCAATAATGGTAACCAGATGCGGGCCATTTCCTTAACGGTGATGATGATGTTAGGGCAGTTTATGGTAATTCCTTTTTTGAGTCCATTTATGGTTGCCAATGTTGGTTTTTCGGAAATCCAATTGACTTATATTTACATGGCAGGTGGCTTTTTTACAGTTTTTACTTCTCCATGGGTAGGTAGGCTAACGGACAAATATGGTAAAGTTCCAATATTTACCCTATTCATGAGTTTAAATGTTATTCCAATTGCTATAATTACACATCTAGGCACCACACCTATTCTAATAGCTTTGATGGTTTCGACTTTGTTTTTTGTAACTTCAAACGGAAGGATGGTTCCTGCTGCAGCACTGATCACAGGTACCGCCAAGGCTGAAAACCGAGGAAGCTTTCTGAGTTTCAATTCAGCTGTTCAACAATTAAGTTCCGGCCTGGCTTCTTTTTTGGGAGGGCTTATTTTGGTAGAAGGCACCGATGGAAAACTACTAAATTTTGAGTACATAGGGTTTATTGCTATAGTAATTAGCTTATTATGTATTCCACTTATCAGAAGGATTAAAGTTGTGGATGTGTTTTCGGTTAATTAA
- a CDS encoding M56 family metallopeptidase: MSSLINYLWEGIICLTIPWLLYKALFEKTTFFAWNRTFLLSALILALLFPALNLEGLYIFNFNRETYQFILPTFEYDGTNQPLNSLTPIPITSFLAGAYLIGMLFSIIKFLIRIFSLISSIKKAKISYKGEYTLLEHASFEPSSFFHLIFLPEGSFKLNDKVDCIISHEAMHANYNHSLDKLLLQLVKIIFWFYPICHLYEKDLEVVHEYQVDERMKDIYPLKEYALLLIHLGKPKMMNQLAHNFNKFQIKKRITMMTKPKSKRIAKWLYALALPIFIGLFGLISCDQKDEIVDVEKPQAETKTEGAISNEIFETAEDMPVPFDGMQGWNEYLSQNLKYPQSSKDQNIEGTVYLQFIINKEGELINPSVIRGVDPDLDAEALRVIKNSPKWTAGKQGGRDVNVKMQIPIRFKLNKQLLD, from the coding sequence ATGAGCAGCCTCATCAATTATTTATGGGAAGGGATTATTTGTTTGACCATACCTTGGCTTTTATACAAAGCTTTATTTGAAAAAACTACCTTTTTTGCTTGGAATAGGACTTTTCTATTATCTGCACTTATTTTGGCACTGCTTTTCCCTGCTTTGAATTTAGAAGGCTTGTACATCTTCAATTTTAATCGTGAAACTTACCAGTTTATATTGCCCACATTTGAATATGATGGTACAAATCAGCCTTTAAACTCCCTAACACCAATACCCATAACCAGTTTCTTAGCGGGAGCCTATTTAATTGGTATGCTTTTTTCAATAATCAAATTTTTAATTAGAATTTTCTCCTTAATCAGCTCTATAAAAAAAGCCAAAATTTCCTATAAAGGAGAGTACACCTTGTTAGAGCATGCCTCTTTTGAGCCTTCTTCCTTTTTTCACTTGATCTTTTTGCCTGAAGGTTCATTTAAGTTAAACGACAAAGTCGATTGCATAATTTCCCATGAAGCAATGCATGCAAATTACAATCACAGCCTAGACAAATTACTGTTACAATTGGTGAAAATTATATTTTGGTTTTATCCCATTTGCCATTTATACGAGAAAGACTTAGAAGTGGTCCATGAGTATCAAGTGGACGAAAGAATGAAAGATATCTATCCACTTAAAGAGTATGCCTTATTGCTAATTCATTTAGGAAAACCCAAAATGATGAATCAGCTGGCGCATAATTTTAATAAATTTCAAATCAAAAAAAGAATAACCATGATGACAAAGCCCAAATCAAAAAGAATCGCCAAATGGCTTTATGCTTTAGCCTTACCTATATTTATCGGTCTTTTTGGCTTAATTTCATGCGATCAAAAGGATGAAATCGTGGATGTAGAAAAGCCACAAGCAGAAACAAAAACTGAAGGAGCAATTTCAAATGAGATTTTTGAAACTGCTGAAGACATGCCTGTCCCTTTTGATGGTATGCAAGGCTGGAATGAATATTTAAGCCAAAACCTTAAATATCCTCAATCTTCCAAAGATCAAAACATAGAAGGAACGGTTTACTTGCAATTCATAATAAACAAAGAAGGGGAATTAATAAATCCATCCGTTATTAGAGGTGTGGATCCGGATCTGGATGCAGAAGCACTTAGGGTAATAAAAAATTCTCCTAAATGGACTGCCGGTAAACAAGGTGGAAGGGATGTGAATGTCAAAATGCAAATACCAATAAGGTTTAAACTTAATAAACAATTATTAGATTAA
- a CDS encoding alpha/beta fold hydrolase: protein MKSGFFYRFLGLFLNALNSIAPSQGGKMGFKYFCSPVRTKISKKQFDFLRTATESDIVFKGNKIRQYKWGNGPKKILFIHGWQSFSYRWKEYIDMLLENDEYTILAFDAPAHGQSQGKRFTVPENAALIDQLLRDIGELDAVVSHSIGSFSFFYAFAKFKLPPVKKLIVLSTPGSAIEFIGYYRQVLKLKPHSVNNITTEFEAFIQEDLNTVNLPNLVKDLTIPGLIIHDQKDRLTDFSNARLLHQHWPQSELMTTTGLGHRLRSPEVINAVVDFVKE, encoded by the coding sequence ATGAAAAGTGGATTTTTCTACAGGTTTTTAGGACTCTTCCTAAATGCCCTGAATAGTATTGCACCTTCGCAAGGAGGAAAGATGGGATTCAAATACTTTTGTTCTCCTGTTCGTACCAAGATAAGTAAAAAGCAATTTGACTTTCTTCGAACAGCCACTGAGTCAGATATTGTATTTAAAGGGAATAAGATACGTCAATATAAATGGGGAAATGGGCCAAAGAAAATTTTGTTTATACATGGTTGGCAAAGCTTTTCTTATAGATGGAAAGAGTATATTGATATGCTGTTAGAGAACGATGAATATACCATATTGGCTTTTGATGCACCTGCACATGGCCAGAGTCAAGGTAAACGGTTTACCGTTCCGGAAAATGCGGCTTTAATTGATCAATTATTGCGAGATATAGGTGAGTTGGATGCGGTGGTATCCCATTCTATTGGGAGCTTTTCTTTTTTTTATGCCTTTGCAAAGTTTAAGCTTCCACCAGTAAAGAAACTGATTGTTTTGTCAACTCCTGGAAGTGCCATTGAGTTTATAGGTTATTATAGGCAGGTTTTAAAACTTAAGCCACATTCAGTAAATAATATTACCACCGAATTTGAAGCTTTTATACAAGAAGATTTAAACACCGTTAACTTGCCTAATTTGGTTAAAGACTTAACCATTCCAGGGCTTATTATTCATGACCAAAAAGATAGATTGACAGATTTTAGTAACGCTCGGCTGCTTCACCAGCATTGGCCACAGTCGGAGTTAATGACGACAACCGGTCTAGGACATCGATTACGTTCGCCTGAAGTTATTAATGCAGTAGTAGATTTTGTTAAAGAATAG
- a CDS encoding Gfo/Idh/MocA family protein — MKTSILTFFAALMVVPFQLLFAQSAVKIAVVGLTHSHVHWILGREGVGDVEIVGIVEPNDDLAHRLMAQYGIDKQLLYPDMESLFAAVKPEAVTAFGSIYEHLAVVQACAPRGIHVMVEKPLAVSMEHANEMAELAKKHQIHLLTNYETTWYASNHELKKRLKAEEIGPVRRVIVNDGHEGPMEIGVNQEFLDWLTDPVLNGGGAVIDFGCYGANLMTWLMDGVKPISVTAELKQIKPNIYPKVDDEATILLEYPSAQGVIQASWNWPFSRKDMEVYGKTGYMVAKNSTRLLSRTEGQNQEKVETLAKRTNPFNDPFAYLAAVVRGEIQVSAKDLSSIENNLVVVEILDAAIESAKKGKRIYLKQ, encoded by the coding sequence ATGAAAACATCTATCCTTACATTTTTTGCCGCACTAATGGTGGTACCTTTTCAACTTCTATTTGCTCAGTCAGCTGTGAAAATTGCTGTGGTGGGCCTTACCCATTCCCATGTACACTGGATCCTTGGTAGGGAAGGTGTTGGGGATGTAGAGATCGTAGGAATTGTGGAACCTAACGACGATTTGGCCCATCGCCTTATGGCGCAATATGGCATAGACAAGCAGTTGCTTTATCCGGATATGGAGTCTCTATTTGCTGCGGTTAAGCCTGAAGCTGTCACCGCATTTGGTTCTATATATGAGCATTTAGCGGTAGTACAGGCGTGTGCACCCCGAGGAATACACGTCATGGTAGAGAAGCCATTGGCAGTAAGTATGGAACATGCCAATGAGATGGCGGAATTGGCTAAAAAGCATCAGATTCATTTATTGACCAATTATGAAACTACCTGGTATGCAAGTAATCATGAACTGAAAAAGCGACTGAAAGCAGAGGAGATAGGTCCAGTTAGAAGGGTGATTGTCAATGATGGCCATGAGGGGCCCATGGAAATTGGGGTCAATCAAGAATTCTTAGATTGGCTTACGGATCCGGTATTAAATGGTGGAGGAGCAGTCATTGATTTTGGTTGCTATGGAGCCAATTTGATGACTTGGCTAATGGATGGGGTTAAGCCCATTTCGGTTACCGCTGAGTTAAAACAGATCAAACCTAATATTTATCCTAAGGTGGATGATGAAGCAACCATTTTATTGGAATATCCCAGCGCACAAGGAGTTATTCAGGCTTCTTGGAACTGGCCCTTTAGCAGGAAGGACATGGAGGTATATGGAAAGACTGGATATATGGTGGCAAAAAACAGTACTAGATTGTTGAGTAGAACTGAAGGACAGAATCAAGAAAAAGTAGAGACCTTGGCCAAAAGAACCAATCCTTTTAATGACCCTTTTGCTTATTTAGCAGCTGTGGTGCGAGGGGAAATCCAAGTATCTGCTAAAGATTTATCCTCGATAGAAAACAATTTAGTGGTGGTGGAAATATTAGATGCGGCCATAGAAAGTGCAAAAAAAGGGAAACGCATATATCTTAAACAATAA
- a CDS encoding response regulator: MNNSKTNNPSFKLEGKRFLIVDDDPIIRMVMKSMFKNWDHISIEMVMDGEQALEKLKHSFYDLVIMDLQMPVLNGYQTAKAIRGGECGELRKNIPILAVTADLSDMARTKSSQMDYVLIKPFDLEKLETAILHCLMPGEQLNKQAN, from the coding sequence ATGAACAACAGCAAAACCAACAACCCTAGTTTCAAGCTTGAGGGCAAGCGATTTTTAATCGTGGACGATGACCCTATCATTCGAATGGTAATGAAGTCAATGTTTAAAAATTGGGATCATATTTCCATAGAAATGGTTATGGACGGTGAGCAAGCACTAGAAAAATTAAAGCATTCATTTTATGATTTAGTGATCATGGATCTTCAGATGCCGGTATTGAATGGTTATCAAACGGCCAAAGCAATCAGGGGAGGAGAATGCGGAGAATTACGTAAAAATATTCCTATTTTGGCAGTAACTGCAGATCTTTCCGATATGGCAAGGACGAAATCCTCTCAAATGGATTACGTATTGATCAAGCCTTTTGATCTTGAAAAACTAGAGACAGCCATTCTCCACTGTTTAATGCCGGGTGAGCAACTGAACAAGCAAGCCAATTAA